The genomic region GGGGGGTGGGGCCGGGGTGGCGGGGGGGGGGGGGGGGGGGGGGGGGGGGGTTTGGGGGGGGGGGGGGGGGGGCGGCGGGGGGGGGGGGCCCCCCCCCCCCCCCCCCCGGCCGCGTGTCACGCCCCATTCGCTGACACGCGGCGTCCGTAGCGGCCTCGCCGTCGACCTGTCGACCTCTGCGATGTCGAAGAAAAGCGTTTTAGTTCCCGGTGAATGTCTCACCGCGAAACGGGGCGGTCAATGGCCCTCCCGGTGTTATAAGCTCTCTCGGCGCCCGGGATGTGGGCGCTCGGGGATGTGATCTGTATCTTTTTATAAAGCGGCGGGGATCCACCATGAACGCACCATTGCCGTGCTCTGATCCAGTCTGCCTGACGGTCGCCGGCGTGCCGTCGAGCCTGCTGCCGCTGCAACTGCGGGTCGTGGTGCAGCCGGCCGGCTCGCCGCTGGGCGATGACGCCTTCACCTCGGACTTCCACCCCGACCTGGTCGGCGCGGTCGTGGTGAAGGGACGCCGGGACGAGCCGCTGGTCCTGACCCGCCACCTGGCCGCGACCTGGCAGGTCCCGCCGGCCCGGCTGTGGGACGACGCGCTGGCCGCCCTGAGCGTGGAGCCGCTGGAGGTGCGGGGCTTCACCATGCCCGGGACCCGGACCGAGGCCTACTCGGTGACCGGCATGGGCTGGCCGGGGGCCGCGCACATGTTCCGGCTGGAGCAGGCGCTGGGACGGCGGCTGCCGCTCGGCGCGCTCGTGATGGTGACGGACGACAACTCGTTCGTCGCGCTGCCGCTGGACTCGGGCGCGACGCTGCACGCGGCCTCCGCGCTCTGGGACCTGAACGAGACGCTGGGCCGCCGGACGCAGAAGGCGCTGCCGCCGCGGCTGCTGTGGGTGCGCGGATGGGATGTGCGCGACCTCGGTGCGGGGATCGTCGGCGGGCAGTTCACGGCGGAGGTCCCGCAGGAGCTCAGAGCGGGCTTGGCGCAGCTGAACTAGGACCCCTTCACCCGAGCCGCGCCAGCCCGGAAGCGGTCACCAACAACACCAGCGCCAGCCCGAGCGCGGCGCTGATGCTCTGGTGCAGCACCAGCAGGCCGCCGCTGACCGCGCCGAGGAAGATGCAGGCCAGGGAGAGCAGGCGGCGCACCGTCGGCTTGCCGAGCGGGTCCGCGGCGATGCCGGTGACCGTCATGGTGAGGACCGTGGTGGTCAGGTCCGGGACGGCGAGCTTGCGGACCACCGCGTTCTGCACCCCGAAGCCGAAGGCCAGGATCGCGGTGAGCTGGGCGTGGGTGGCGGTCGTCGTGTCGTCCTCGACCGCGGCGAGGATCAGGGCGACCGTGACGAAGGCGGCGTGCGCGGCCACGGCATTGGCCAGGCGGCGGTGCTTGGCCTGGCCGGGGGTGCCGCGGGCCAGCCGGGTCTCGATCCAGGCGCCGGCCGCGAAGCAGGCGATGGCCAGGCACGGGGCCCAGACCGTCAGGCCCTTCGCGCCGGCCAGGGCGAAGCCGACGAAGACCACGTTGCCGGTCATGTTGGCCACGAAGATGTGGTTCAGGGCCAGATAGCTGACGGCGTCCACCACACCGGTGACGAGGGTGGCGACGACCAGCGCGGCCGGCAGCACGCCGTGCTCGGCGGCCCCGCCGTCGTAGAGGCGGTCTGACAGGCGCAGCAGGGCGGCTTTCACGGAGGTGATTAGACCAGAAGCCGGCATCCGGGCGGCCGGTCGGGGGCGTGTCCCGTTCACGCGTCGCCCGAAGCGGGTAAGGGTCACACCGTGACGAAAGGAACGGACAGCTTCGCCTTCCCCTCCGGCGGGACGGTCGTCGAGCTCGCCTCCAGCGCGGAATGCCCGCCCGAGATCCGCGAACGGGCGCTGCGCGCGCTGGCGGCCCGGGCCCGCGACGCCGAGGACGCACGGCTGCTGATGGAGGCCCTGGGCCTGGTGGCGACGCCGCCGCGGGTCCGGCCCACGCGGCGCCGGGGCCGCTCTGTCATCCGATCGGTCGGCAGCGGAGGTGAGGGCCCGGAGCCGGAGTGATGCTGGGGCCTGTGGTGCGCGAGCGCGCGCCGAGCCCTGATGAGGGCGAGCCCGAGCAAGGAGGCCCGAGGCCCATGAGCGACCTGCCGCCGGCCCCTCCGCCCCCGCCGGAGGACCCCAACCAGCCGCCTTATGGCCGGCAGCCTCCGCCGTCCGGGCAACAGCCCGGGCAGCAACCGGGGCAACAGCCGCCGCCATACGGGCAGCAACCGCCCTACGGCCAGCAGCAACCCGGCCAGCAGCAGCCGTACGGCCATCCCTACGGCCAGCAGGGCTATCCGCAGTACCCGCAGTACCCCGGCGGCAACGCCTACGGCGAACTCCGGCGCGAGCCCGAGGTCCAGATCGACGTCCACGGCCTGCGCCCGCAGCGCCGCTGGACCGTCCTGATCCGCCTGATCCTGGCCATCCCGCAGCTGATCATCCTGTACTTCCTGCTGCTGGCCGGCTTC from Catenulispora sp. GP43 harbors:
- a CDS encoding YoaK family protein — encoded protein: MKAALLRLSDRLYDGGAAEHGVLPAALVVATLVTGVVDAVSYLALNHIFVANMTGNVVFVGFALAGAKGLTVWAPCLAIACFAAGAWIETRLARGTPGQAKHRRLANAVAAHAAFVTVALILAAVEDDTTTATHAQLTAILAFGFGVQNAVVRKLAVPDLTTTVLTMTVTGIAADPLGKPTVRRLLSLACIFLGAVSGGLLVLHQSISAALGLALVLLVTASGLARLG